Proteins found in one Pagrus major chromosome 20, Pma_NU_1.0 genomic segment:
- the naglu gene encoding alpha-N-acetylglucosaminidase — protein MPPRSSRSLVLVVVLGLFVGAYCQFATLDHLKPKASDKAQGRAVVGLLKRLLGNRSTEFIVSVNRSLSNDSLDLCELRSTKNNKVVATGSSGVAVASGIYNYLKYFCNCHVSWSGDQLDLPRPLPRLTGVLRINTPHRFRYYQNVCTFSYSSVWWDWPRWEREIDWMALNGINLPLAFTGQEALWQEVYRALGLNQTEIEEFFSGPAFLAWNRMGNMFRFGGPLPQSWHVNQLYLQFKILERMRSFGMIPVLPAFSGNIPKGILRLYPEANVTRLGPWAQFNCSFSCSYILDPRDPLFLQIGSLYLSQVVKQFGTDHIYNTDTFNEMIPPSSDPAYLSAVSRSVFASMTAVDPQAIWLMQGWLFFSAAWFWKPAQIQALLHGVPLGRMIVLDLFAETEPIFSYTESFYGQPFIWCMLQNFGGNSGFFGTVESINSGPFNALHFPNSTLVGIGMTPEGIEQNPVMFELMSELAWRKEPVNLSKWASLYAARRYGSTQENLTAAWRLLFASVYNCTVPHYRNHNHSPLVRRPSFRMNTDRWYDPADLYKAWKLLMEVAPSLMSKETFRYDLVDVTRQVLQVLTTSFYQDIADAFHKQKLPELLTAGGVLLYDLLPELNRLLNSDRNFLLGTWLERARSLGLDEKEAQLYDMNARNQLTLWGPSGEILDYASKEWGGLMEDYYAQRWGLFVHTLVECLDSGRPFKQDSFNQAVFQVEKGFIYNSRKYPTKPQGDTYEIARRIFLKYYPLALKRL, from the exons ATGCCACCCAGAAGCAGCCGCAGCCTGGTTCTGGTCGTCGTGTTGGGTCTCTTTGTAGGTGCCTACTGTCAGTTTGCCACTCTGGACCACCTCAAACCGAAAGCCAGCGACAAGGCGCAGGGGCGAGCAGTGGTGGGGCTGCTGAAGCGCCTGCTCGGGAACAGATCCACGGAGTTCATCGTGTCGGTCAACAGGAGCCTCTCCAACGACAGCCTGGACCTGTGTGAGCTCCGGTCCACTAAGAACAACAAGGTGGTGGCCACAGGCAGCAGCGGAGTGGCCGTGGCCTCTGGCATCTACAACTATCTGAAATACTTCTGTAACTGCCATGTTTCCTGGTCCGGTGACCAGCTGGACCTGCCCCGTCCTCTGCCGAGGCTCACCGGCGTCCTGCGCATCAACACGCCGCACAG ATTCCGGTATTACCAGAACGTCTGCACCTTCAGCTACTCCTCTGTGTGGTGGGACTGGCCAAGATGGGAGAGAGAAATCGATTGGATGGCGCTCAATGGAATCAATCTGCCGCTGGCTTTCACTGGCCAAGAAGCCCTGTGGCAAGAG GTCTACCGAGCTCTCGGGTTAAACCAGACAGAGATCGAGGAGTTCTTCTCTGGACCGGCGTTTCTGGCCTGGAACCGTATGGGGAACATGTTCAGGTTCGGTGGGCCTCTGCCGCAGTCCTGGCACGTGAACCAGCTCTATCTCCAA tttaagATCTTAGAGCGAATGAGATCCTTCGGTATGATCCCTGTGCTGCCGGCCTTCTCTGGGAACATTCCCAAAGGAATCCTCAG GTTGTATCCTGAAGCCAATGTCACCAGACTGGGGCCGTGGGCTCAGTTCAACTGCAGCTTCTCATGCTCATATATCCTAGACCCTCGGGACCCGCTTTTCCTCCAGATCGGCTCCCTCTATCTGTCCCAGGTGGTGAAGCAGTTTGGTACGGATCACATCTACAACACCGACACCTTCAATGAGATGATTCCACCTTCCTCTGACCCCGCCTACCTGTCTGCAGTCAGTCGCTCTGTCTTTGCCTCAATGACTGCAG ttGACCCTCAGGCAATTTGGCTGATGCAAGGCTGGCTGTTCTTCAGTGCTGCCTGGTTCTGGAAGCCAGCCCAGATTCAGGCCCTACTACATGGAGTGCCCCTTGGACGAATGATCGTGCTGGACCTGTTTGCAGAGACTGAGCCAATTTTCTCCTACACAGAGTCTTTCTATGGACAGCCTTTCATCTGGTGCATGTTGCAGAACTTTGGGGGCAACAGTGGATTCTTTGGCACAGTGGAGAGCATCAATTCAGGGCCTTTCAATGCCTTACACTTCCCAAACTCCACTCTGGTGGGCATAGGCATGACACCCGAGGGCATTGAGCAGAATCCTGTGATGTTCGAGTTGATGAGCGAGCTGGCCTGGCGCAAGGAGCCGGTCAACTTGTCCAAGTGGGCGTCGCTGTATGCAGCACGCCGCTACGGTAGCACACAAGAGAACCTGACTGCTGCATGGAGGCTCCTGTTTGCCAGCGTCTACAACTGCACAGTGCCACATTACCGAAACCACAACCACAGCCCACTGGTGCGCCGGCCTTCCTTTCGCATGAATACTGACAGGTGGTATGACCCGGCTGACCTGTACAAAGCCTGGAAACTGTTAATGGAGGTGGCTCCATCTCTCATGTCCAAAGAGACTTTCCGGTACGATCTTGTGGATGTGACTCGGCAGGTCCTACAAGTCCTGACGACATCCTTTTACCAGGATATCGCAGATGCCTTCCACAAACAAAAGCTGCCAGAGCTACTGACTGCAGGCGGGGTTCTGCTCTATGACCTCTTGCCTGAGCTCAATCGTTTGCTTAATAGTGACCGCAACTTCCTGTTGGGGACGTGGCTGGAGCGGGCCCGATCCTTAGGCCTAGATGAGAAGGAGGCACAGCTCTATGATATGAACGCCAGAAACCAGCTTACACTGTGGGGTCCCAGTGGTGAGATCCTGGACTACGCCAGCAAAGAGTGGGGAGGCCTCATGGAGGACTACTACGCCCAGCGATGGGGCCTGTTCGTTCACACCCTGGTAGAATGTCTGGACAGCGGACGACCATTCAAGCAGGACTCCTTCAACCAGGCAGTTTTCCAGGTAGAAAAGGGATTCATTTACAACAGCCGAAAATACCCGACCAAGCCTCAGGGAGACACGTACGAGATCGCCCGCAGGATCTTCCTCAAGTACTACCCACTGGCCTTAAAGAGACTATAG